The following nucleotide sequence is from Natronosalvus caseinilyticus.
CGGACGAAATCGCCCGCCCGGGAGACCCCTCGAGTGACCGGGTGCTCGTCGCCGAATTGTCCTCTCGTGGCCGACTCGAGACGACCGAGTCGCCGGGCGACGAATCCGTCGCCTCGACTGGCCGGGAAGAGCAAGAACGCGATCACCAGGGCGAACGTGACGTGGATCGCGCCGACTTGCAGGAGTTGCAGGGAGCCGATATCGATCGTGCCGTAGAGCGGCAGGGTAATCTGGAAGATGTAGGATCTCGCGGCGATCCACATCTGGAAGGCCGAGAAGGTAATCCCGATCAGCGAGACGAGAACGGCGGCCCCGCCCTGGAGCGTCCGGCGTCGTTCGACCTCCTGGAGGATCTTTTCCTGTTCGGCATCGGACAATTCTTCCGACCCGCCGGTATCGACGCTCATTGGTACGGTATCAGTGGGAGAGGCCCATATTTATGTGGGTAACGACAGTACCGCTCGAGCGGTCCTCGTCGCCCAATAGTCTGTCCTGTGCCACTTCTGCCGGCGCTGAAAACGCCAGCAGTCCCTCGAGCGCTCCCGGTTCGTCCTCGTCGACGACGATGACGACCGGCCCGTCCGACATCGCCACGAGGTCGTACCGATCCTCGCCGACGAGTAGTTCGTGACCGGCGATGGAGCCGGGGGCAACCCGCAGCTGACTGTACGTTGAGGTTCGCTCGACGACGAACCAGCCGTCGGTTAGTTCCATCGACTCGTCGGCAGGCAACCCCGCGCCGTGAGACTGGAATCGCATCTCCGTCATCCGCAACTGATCGCCGTCGACGGCGTAGACGTCCTCGACCGGCGTCTTCTCGACGCTGTGGGTGTACGCCAGCGTTACCCGCTCGCCGTTTTCGACCGGTCGCTCGAGGAGCGTCTCGCCCGAGTCGGCATCCTGGACGACGAGGGTTCGTTCGGGATCCGGATCGAGACTCGAGGCGGCCGCGACGCTCCCGACGACGAGGGCGACGACGACGACGATACCGACGAGCGTTCGGCGACGGCGGTGACCAGTGAACACGGTGAGAGGCGTCGTGGACGCGTTACTCGCCGAAGTACGCGGACGCGCCCGGATGGAGGTCGATCGGCATCCCGTCCTGGGCGGTGTCGGCGCTGATGAAGTCGGCCTTGATCGTAAAGGAGTCCGTATTGTCGAAGATGGCGGTCGTTACCTCCTCGACGATGCCCTCGTCGACGCCTTCGTGAGTGGCTATCATCGCCTGGACCGAGACGGTCTCGGTGTCCTCGTCGACGCCGTCGTAGGTGCCACCGGGGATGGTGTCGTCGGCCATCCACTCGGCGTCGCTCTTGACCTGTTCGCGCACGTCGCCGTCGACGGACACGAGCGAGATGTCGCTCGAGGAGGCGAGTTCCTCGACCGAGCCGACGGGCCACCCGCCGACGATGACGGCGGCGTCGACGTCGCCGTCACGGATCTGGTCGGTCGCCGTCGCGAAGTCGGTGTTCTGCTCGCTGAAGTCAGAGATGCCCGCCGACTCGAGGATCTGGTTCGCGTTGACCTGCGTCCCACTGCCGGCGTCGCCGGTGTTGATCGTCGCCCCCTCGAGGTCCTCGACGGACTCGATGCCCGAGTCGGCCTGGGTGACGATGTGGATCGTTTCGGGGTAGAGCGTCGCGACCCCGCGAATGCTCTCGACGGGTTCGCCCTCGAAGTCCTCGATGCCGGTCCCGTTGAACGCGAAGTAGGCGACGTCGTTCTGGATCAGCGCGAACTCGGCTTCCTCGCGGGCGAGGCTGCCGACGTTCTCGACGCTGGCGCCGGTCGACTGGACCTGGAGGCCGTGGGGCGTGTTCTCCTCGACGATGGACTTGACCTCGCCGGAGAGCGGGTAGTACGTGCCGCCGGTGCCGCCGGCGTGCCAGGAGAGGACTTCTCCGCCCTCGTCCGGTTCGGCCTCGCCGATTTCCTCTTCGTCGTCGCCGTTGCCATTGCCGTCTTCGGTTTCGTTATCGTCGCCGTTGCCGGTTTCGTTGCCGTTTCCGTTGCCGGTTTCGTTGCCGTTTCCGTTCCCATTGCCGTTTCCGGGATCCTCGGCGTCCTCGCCGATGCACCCGGCGATACCTGCAATTCCTGTTGCACCAGTCACTGCGATGAAGTCGCGTCGATTGAACTTTCGCGCCATGATGGCAGTCTATGCGTTTTCGGCTGATTACTATGCCGCGCATAACCGATTGCGTTCGCTGAAAATATGGACTTTTGGACACTCACGACGCGCTGAACGTCCGGTAATGGCCCTGTGACACGCGTCGTAGACGCCCACGGTTCCTTCGAACCGAAACGTATACTCTCGACCGCTCGGAGTGAGGACTATGCACACGGTCGACCCCGCCGACTACCACGACATCGTCCAGGTAGCCGACCCCCAGCTCTCGCCCGACGGCGAGCGCGTCGCGTTCGTCCGGAAGATTCCGAAAGACGACGAGTCCTACGAGGCAACCGTCTACGTCGTTCCACTCGGCGGCGACGAGCCGACCCAGTTCACCGTCAGTGAGGGCGTCGACAGCCAGCCGCGCTGGAGCCCCGACGGGTCACATCTCGCGTTCGTCAGCACCCGA
It contains:
- a CDS encoding DUF1850 domain-containing protein — encoded protein: MFTGHRRRRTLVGIVVVVALVVGSVAAASSLDPDPERTLVVQDADSGETLLERPVENGERVTLAYTHSVEKTPVEDVYAVDGDQLRMTEMRFQSHGAGLPADESMELTDGWFVVERTSTYSQLRVAPGSIAGHELLVGEDRYDLVAMSDGPVVIVVDEDEPGALEGLLAFSAPAEVAQDRLLGDEDRSSGTVVTHINMGLSH
- a CDS encoding TAXI family TRAP transporter solute-binding subunit → MARKFNRRDFIAVTGATGIAGIAGCIGEDAEDPGNGNGNGNGNETGNGNGNETGNGDDNETEDGNGNGDDEEEIGEAEPDEGGEVLSWHAGGTGGTYYPLSGEVKSIVEENTPHGLQVQSTGASVENVGSLAREEAEFALIQNDVAYFAFNGTGIEDFEGEPVESIRGVATLYPETIHIVTQADSGIESVEDLEGATINTGDAGSGTQVNANQILESAGISDFSEQNTDFATATDQIRDGDVDAAVIVGGWPVGSVEELASSSDISLVSVDGDVREQVKSDAEWMADDTIPGGTYDGVDEDTETVSVQAMIATHEGVDEGIVEEVTTAIFDNTDSFTIKADFISADTAQDGMPIDLHPGASAYFGE